The following proteins are encoded in a genomic region of Candidatus Omnitrophota bacterium:
- a CDS encoding endonuclease III: GLTRSTDPEKIEMELYEIFPKKDWTLVSHLLIWHGRRVCASRKPKCEECALNDLCPSSLVPA, encoded by the coding sequence GGTCTGACCCGGAGCACGGATCCGGAGAAGATCGAGATGGAGCTGTATGAGATTTTTCCCAAAAAGGACTGGACCCTGGTTTCTCATCTTTTGATTTGGCATGGCCGGCGCGTGTGCGCGTCGCGCAAACCCAAGTGTGAAGAATGTGCCTTAAACGATCTCTGTCCTTCATCCTTAGTGCCTGCTTAA